One Amia ocellicauda isolate fAmiCal2 chromosome 13, fAmiCal2.hap1, whole genome shotgun sequence genomic window, ACCTGCTGCTTTGCCGTCCTCTGCAGTCAGGGGAGACCTCTGGGCATTCGTCTCCACTGGAGGGACGGCATCCTGCGGCTTCTCcagcacacgcacagacaccatGGCATCACCTTCCCATTCTGGAAGGTGGAGAGGCTTAGATCCAGCCAGACTCTATAGCCCAGTACCACACTCACAACCAGGCAAAGCATCCTTACCCTCCTTGAAAGCCAAGTCCCTGCCAAACCTCCCAATAAGCCTAGATCCAGACAGAGGGTTAcagctggagtcacagcagctACAGACCTGATCACTCCCATCCACCGAGCTCCAGCTACAACAGGGATACAGCGGTCAGTACAGATACCGGGAAGGGAACACCAAGGGCCTAGAGcaccctcccacccccaccccactacCTGTTGCCCACAGGCTGGCAGGCCTTGTCCAGGTTGTCCACAGCCTGGGAAGCAGCAGTCACCTTCAGGTGGCAGGTCAAGTAGATCTGAGCAGAACAGACATTGGCATGGTTAGTGCACCTTGGGAGAGCTGCTTCAATGCCAAAGCAGCCACACGGTTGAGAAAGCAGAGCCCAAACAAGCCAAAGATACAAAAGCACAGAGGCACAGTGGCTGGGAGACGTACGGAGCTGTTGGCTTCATTGTGGAACCTGAAGGCATCAAGCACCAGCTGCAGCTTCGTGACATCCTGAGGTCTTGGCATGAAGTGAGAACTGGAGCCCGTCACCTTGGCATCAATCAGGCAACTGGGCACAGGAGGAAATCCATTATAATGGCCCCGCTCAGAGTCGAGAGCCAACACCTGCAAGCACACTGGCCATGCTTGACTATGGGATCTCACTCACCCATAGTTCCCAATGAAAGTATAACTGGGAGAAGAGgtcgggtcagaggtcaaggtggccacacagctgtccacaaacaGCCGCAGGGGCACGTGGCTGGCCTGGTTGACGGAGGCTTGGATGTTCAGGACGTCCCCCAGGAAGTACACGTTGGAGGGTCTCGGGGAGCTCCAGTCATCTGCCGAGACAGGGAGCAGCATGAGGCCtctgcagagcagagcagcactccGGTAAACGGGAGGCTTAGAGCTGCATTAGGTTGGCCTCTACCAGtcatgagctgcagggagaagtccaggagatcctccgcagacttggtggaggtgtaggggaccCAGGTTGGCTGCAGGGCATCGCTGCTCACATTGTGGAGCCTAGGGAGCAGACAGCAATTACACACCGATCCTACAGCAGCTAGGCTGAAGCAGTACTGCGGCAGAGTCCTCACCGGAGGTAGACGCACTCGATGTGGACAACAGCAGGGTCGGTTCTCACGATGCCAGTGTTGGCAATCGGGGACGGGTTGTAGTTTAGGGAGAAGCTGTACACCAGCTCGTCCTCGGTCATCTACAAGTGAAAGGCGCAACGCTTAAGCTCGGGATGGTTTTACCCATTCACCGTGCGAGTCTGCAGCCTTATTCCCCTCCCCTACTTACCGACAGGGCGCTGCCACAACCCTGCAGCTCCGACTGGAAGACCAGGACCGTGTCGTTCTGCCCGCTGAGCGCACAGCCTCCCAACTGGATATCCGCAGCCTGGATCAGTCTGCCGGTACCGAACAGGTCTCTCTCCACCGACACCTGGATCGCGCTCTCCCCACACTGCGCCCACACGACGGGGGAGACTTGCTGCTTGAACAGAGAAGAGTCCACTCGCACAACGGCCTTGGCTCTGGCGACAGGCTTGGCTCTGGCAGCAGGCTTCCCTCTGACAGCAGGCTTGGCTCTCGCCCACTTAGAAACTCTCCCGGCGTCGCAGAGCCCagcgaccacacacagcactagcaGCCCACACCACGAAACCCTCGCACGCAGCATTGCGGCCACAATACAAGGCTAGCTCACAGATCCGCGATGCTTACCCAGCCCACACCGCCTCCTTTTATACACTGACATGATCCCGCTCAGCGCGTCTCTCTGAGGAGACAGCGCGACATTTTCACGTGGAATTCGCTTCACGCTGAGCGCCCGAGTTCCGGCTGAGAGAGCGGCTTGATCAAAGGAGGCGACAAGTGGCGCAG contains:
- the LOC136766979 gene encoding zona pellucida sperm-binding protein 3-like, giving the protein MLRARVSWCGLLVLCVVAGLCDAGRVSKWARAKPAVRGKPAARAKPVARAKAVVRVDSSLFKQQVSPVVWAQCGESAIQVSVERDLFGTGRLIQAADIQLGGCALSGQNDTVLVFQSELQGCGSALSMTEDELVYSFSLNYNPSPIANTGIVRTDPAVVHIECVYLRLHNVSSDALQPTWVPYTSTKSAEDLLDFSLQLMTDDWSSPRPSNVYFLGDVLNIQASVNQASHVPLRLFVDSCVATLTSDPTSSPSYTFIGNYGCLIDAKVTGSSSHFMPRPQDVTKLQLVLDAFRFHNEANSSIYLTCHLKVTAASQAVDNLDKACQPVGNSWSSVDGSDQVCSCCDSSCNPLSGSRLIGRFGRDLAFKEEWEGDAMVSVRVLEKPQDAVPPVETNAQRSPLTAEDGKAAGISAEVVLLAGVVAAVAVLCIAVLGTVLYRRASPPTA